A single region of the Bacillus cereus genome encodes:
- the cypD gene encoding bifunctional P-450/NADPH--P450 reductase encodes MEKKVSAIPQPKTYGPLGNLPLIDKDKPTLSFIKLAEEYGPIFRIQTLSDTIIVVSGHELVAEVCDETRFDKSIEGALAKVRAFAGDGLFTSETHEPNWKKAHNILMPTFSQRAMKDYHAMMADIAVQLVQKWARLNPNENVDVPEDMTRLTLDTIGLCGFNYRFNSFYRETSHPFITSMSRALDEAMHQLQRLDIEDKLMWRTKRQFQHDIQSMFSLVDNIIAERKSNGNQEENDLLSRMLNVQDPETGEKLDDENIRFQIITFLIAGHETTSGLLSFAIYFLLKNPDKLKKAYEEVDRILTDPTPTYQQVMKLKYIRMILNESLRLWPTAPAFSLYAKEDTVIGGKYPIKKGEDRISVLIPQLHRDKDAWGDNVEEFQPERFEELDKVPHHAYKPFGNGQRACIGMQFALHEATLVMGMLLQHFELIDYQDYQLDVKQTLTLKPGDFKIRILPRNQTISHPTVPAPIGEKLKTHEIKQQVQKTPSIIGADKLSLLVLYGSDTGVAEGIARELADTASLEGVQTEVVALNDRIGSLPKEGAVLIVTSSYNGKPPSNAGQFVQWLEELKPDELKGVQYAVFGCGDHNWASTYQRIPRYIDEQMAQKGATRFSTRGEADASGDFEEQLEQWKQSMWSDAMKAFGLELNKNMEKERSTLSLQFVSRLGGSPLARTYEAVYASVLENRELQSSSSDRSTRHIEISLPEGATYQEGDHLGVLPINSEKNVNRILTRFGLNGKDQVILSASGRSVNHIPLDSPVSLFALLSYSVEVQEAATRAQIREMVTFTACPPHKKELESLLEEGVYHEQILKRRISMLDLLEKYEACEIRFERFLELLPALKPRYYSISSSPLVAQDLLSITVGVVNAPAWSGQGTYEGVASNYLAQRHNKDEIICFIRTPQSNFQLPENPETPIIMVGPGTGIAPFRGFLQARRVQKQKGMNLGQAHLYFGCRHPEKDYLYRTELENDERDGLISLHAAFSRLEGYPKTYVQHLIKQDRINLISLLDNGAHLYICGDGSKMAPDVEDTLCQAYQEIHEVSEQEARNWLDRLQDEGRYGKDVWAGI; translated from the coding sequence ATGGAAAAAAAAGTATCTGCCATTCCTCAGCCGAAAACATATGGACCGCTGGGGAATCTCCCATTAATTGATAAAGATAAACCGACCTTATCCTTTATCAAGCTAGCGGAAGAGTATGGTCCCATTTTTCGAATTCAAACTTTAAGTGATACTATCATTGTCGTTTCTGGACATGAACTGGTAGCAGAAGTCTGTGACGAAACACGGTTCGATAAAAGTATAGAGGGTGCTTTAGCAAAGGTTCGTGCCTTTGCTGGAGACGGATTGTTTACAAGCGAGACTCACGAGCCTAACTGGAAAAAAGCTCATAATATTTTGATGCCTACATTCAGCCAACGGGCAATGAAAGATTACCATGCCATGATGGCCGATATTGCCGTACAACTCGTTCAAAAATGGGCAAGACTGAATCCGAATGAAAATGTGGATGTTCCGGAGGATATGACTCGCCTTACATTGGATACAATTGGTCTGTGTGGTTTTAATTACCGATTCAATAGCTTTTATCGTGAGACCTCTCATCCTTTCATCACTAGTATGAGCCGTGCTCTAGATGAGGCTATGCATCAATTACAGCGACTGGATATAGAAGACAAACTCATGTGGAGAACGAAACGTCAATTTCAACATGATATTCAATCCATGTTTTCTTTAGTAGATAATATTATTGCTGAACGTAAAAGTAATGGAAATCAGGAAGAAAATGATTTACTTTCCCGTATGTTAAATGTGCAGGATCCGGAAACTGGTGAAAAATTAGATGATGAAAATATTCGTTTTCAAATTATCACTTTTTTAATAGCTGGGCATGAAACAACAAGTGGATTGTTATCTTTTGCAATCTATTTTTTATTAAAGAATCCGGATAAATTGAAAAAAGCATATGAAGAAGTAGATCGGATTTTGACAGATCCTACTCCAACATACCAACAAGTTATGAAACTTAAGTATATCCGGATGATTTTAAATGAATCGCTACGTCTATGGCCTACTGCTCCAGCATTCAGCCTCTATGCAAAAGAAGATACAGTGATTGGTGGGAAATACCCAATTAAGAAAGGAGAAGATCGTATTTCTGTTCTTATTCCACAGCTACATAGGGATAAAGACGCGTGGGGAGACAATGTGGAAGAATTCCAACCTGAACGATTTGAAGAGCTGGATAAGGTTCCACATCATGCTTATAAGCCATTTGGAAATGGTCAACGAGCATGTATCGGTATGCAGTTTGCACTTCATGAAGCCACACTCGTAATGGGAATGCTTCTTCAACATTTTGAATTAATCGATTATCAAGACTATCAGCTGGACGTAAAACAAACATTAACGCTAAAGCCCGGTGATTTTAAGATTAGGATTTTACCCCGAAATCAAACTATCAGCCATCCTACTGTCCCTGCACCTATAGGGGAGAAGTTGAAAACTCATGAAATCAAGCAGCAAGTTCAGAAGACTCCTTCTATTATTGGAGCCGATAAGCTGTCACTTCTTGTTCTATATGGCTCGGATACAGGGGTAGCAGAAGGTATTGCAAGAGAATTAGCAGATACAGCTAGTTTAGAAGGTGTTCAAACGGAAGTGGTAGCTCTTAATGATCGAATTGGAAGTCTGCCAAAAGAAGGAGCGGTTCTTATTGTAACTTCTTCTTATAATGGAAAACCACCAAGTAATGCAGGGCAGTTTGTGCAATGGTTGGAGGAATTAAAACCGGATGAGCTAAAAGGTGTTCAATACGCAGTTTTTGGTTGTGGAGATCATAATTGGGCTAGTACCTATCAGCGAATTCCAAGATACATTGATGAGCAAATGGCTCAAAAAGGAGCAACAAGATTTTCTACACGTGGAGAAGCGGATGCAAGTGGTGATTTCGAGGAACAGCTCGAGCAATGGAAACAAAGCATGTGGTCTGATGCGATGAAGGCGTTTGGATTGGAACTCAACAAAAATATGGAAAAAGAGCGCAGTACTTTGAGTCTGCAATTTGTCAGTCGTCTTGGAGGGTCTCCTCTTGCGCGAACATATGAAGCAGTTTATGCATCTGTATTGGAAAATCGTGAACTCCAATCATCCAGTAGTGATAGAAGCACTCGACATATTGAGATATCCTTGCCAGAAGGCGCTACGTATCAAGAAGGAGACCACCTTGGGGTGCTGCCAATTAATAGCGAGAAAAATGTTAACCGAATTTTAACGCGCTTTGGATTAAACGGGAAGGATCAAGTCATACTGAGCGCAAGTGGGCGCAGTGTAAATCACATACCTTTAGACAGTCCTGTTAGTTTATTTGCCCTTCTTAGTTATAGTGTCGAAGTTCAAGAAGCAGCCACTCGGGCACAAATACGAGAAATGGTGACATTCACAGCATGCCCTCCTCATAAAAAGGAATTGGAATCATTATTGGAAGAAGGAGTTTATCATGAACAAATACTAAAGAGACGTATTTCAATGTTGGATCTACTTGAAAAGTATGAGGCCTGTGAAATCCGATTTGAACGCTTTTTAGAACTTCTTCCTGCGCTAAAGCCGCGTTACTATTCTATTTCAAGCTCTCCACTCGTTGCACAGGATCTTCTGAGCATTACGGTTGGTGTTGTTAATGCACCTGCATGGAGTGGGCAAGGGACATATGAAGGAGTCGCTTCTAATTATTTAGCTCAGCGTCATAATAAAGATGAGATTATTTGTTTCATTCGAACGCCACAATCAAACTTTCAATTACCTGAAAATCCAGAAACACCAATTATCATGGTTGGGCCAGGTACTGGAATTGCACCATTCCGTGGATTCTTGCAAGCACGTCGTGTTCAAAAACAAAAAGGTATGAACTTAGGACAAGCACATCTATATTTTGGTTGTCGTCATCCTGAAAAGGATTATCTCTATCGTACAGAACTAGAAAATGATGAAAGAGATGGATTAATCTCTTTACACGCAGCTTTTTCTCGCCTGGAAGGATATCCAAAAACATATGTACAGCATTTAATAAAACAAGATAGAATCAATTTAATTTCGTTATTAGATAATGGAGCTCATCTTTATATATGTGGTGATGGAAGTAAAATGGCTCCTGATGTAGAAGATACCCTTTGTCAAGCATATCAAGAAATTCATGAAGTCAGTGAACAAGAAGCAAGGAATTGGTTGGATCGTTTGCAAGATGAAGGACGATATGGAAAAGATGTTTGGGCTGGTATCTGA
- a CDS encoding DHA2 family efflux MFS transporter permease subunit — MSETLNKRKPPYLMLVILFIGAFVSFLNNSLLNVALPSIMKDLDIKDFSTIQWLSTGYMLVSGILIPASAFLITRFSNRSLFITSMMIFILGTALAAVAPNFGLLLTGRMVQAAGSSVMGPLLMNIMLVSFPREKRGTAMGIFGLVMITAPAIGPTLSGYIVEYYDWRLLFEMILPLAIISLLLGIWKSENVMRQNKNAKLDYLSLLLSSVGFGGLLYGFSSASSDGWTNKVVLTTLIIGAISLIAFIIRQLKMNEPLLDLRVYKYPMFALASVIAIVNAVAMFSGMILTPAYVQNVRGISPLSSGLMMLPGAVIMGVMSPITGKLFDKYGPRILGIVGLSITAVSTYMLANLQIDSSHTHIILIYTLRMFGMAMVMMPLMTNGLNQLPTRLNPHGTAVNNTAQQVSGSIGTAILVTIMNSVTKTKAESLMSELDPTTFTEATKAMLTQKALLSGIQYSFYVALGMNVVALLLVFFVKRVDTSAEAVERLNR, encoded by the coding sequence ATGAGTGAAACATTAAATAAAAGAAAACCACCATATTTAATGCTTGTAATCCTTTTTATTGGGGCATTTGTTTCATTTCTAAATAACTCGCTTTTAAATGTAGCCTTGCCATCAATAATGAAGGATTTAGACATTAAAGATTTTTCAACGATCCAGTGGCTTTCTACAGGGTATATGCTTGTAAGTGGTATATTAATTCCGGCATCAGCATTTTTAATAACCCGCTTCTCCAATAGGAGCTTATTTATTACATCTATGATGATTTTTATTCTTGGTACGGCCTTAGCGGCTGTAGCACCGAACTTTGGTTTATTACTTACTGGCCGGATGGTTCAAGCAGCAGGTTCTTCAGTCATGGGGCCTTTGTTAATGAATATTATGCTAGTAAGCTTTCCAAGAGAAAAAAGGGGAACGGCAATGGGGATTTTTGGATTAGTTATGATTACAGCTCCAGCAATTGGACCGACACTATCAGGTTATATTGTAGAGTACTATGACTGGCGTTTGCTGTTTGAAATGATTTTACCGCTAGCAATCATTAGCTTACTGTTAGGGATTTGGAAATCGGAGAATGTCATGAGACAAAACAAAAATGCAAAACTTGATTATCTCTCATTACTATTATCTTCTGTCGGTTTTGGAGGTTTGTTATATGGATTCAGTTCTGCAAGCTCCGATGGTTGGACGAATAAAGTTGTCTTAACAACCTTAATCATAGGAGCTATTTCCCTAATTGCTTTCATTATCCGTCAATTAAAAATGAATGAGCCTTTATTGGATTTACGTGTTTATAAGTACCCAATGTTTGCACTTGCGTCTGTAATTGCAATTGTCAATGCGGTGGCTATGTTTTCGGGTATGATTTTAACACCAGCTTATGTACAAAATGTCCGCGGTATTTCACCGCTGAGCTCTGGGCTGATGATGCTTCCAGGTGCGGTAATAATGGGGGTTATGTCACCAATTACAGGTAAACTATTTGATAAATATGGACCTCGAATTCTTGGCATAGTAGGACTTTCTATTACAGCTGTTTCAACTTATATGCTGGCAAACCTGCAAATCGACTCTAGTCACACACATATTATTCTTATTTACACTCTGCGGATGTTTGGGATGGCGATGGTGATGATGCCACTTATGACAAATGGCCTTAATCAATTGCCAACTCGCTTAAATCCGCACGGTACGGCTGTTAATAATACAGCTCAACAAGTGTCCGGTTCGATTGGTACTGCTATTCTTGTTACGATTATGAATTCTGTAACAAAAACAAAAGCTGAAAGTCTAATGTCTGAATTAGATCCAACAACCTTCACAGAAGCTACGAAGGCAATGTTAACTCAGAAGGCTTTATTATCCGGAATTCAATATTCATTCTATGTAGCGCTTGGCATGAATGTTGTTGCACTACTATTAGTTTTTTTCGTTAAACGTGTAGATACAAGTGCGGAAGCTGTCGAGAGGTTAAATCGGTAG
- a CDS encoding NAD(P)H-dependent glycerol-3-phosphate dehydrogenase, with protein MRLLNISVLGCGRWGTFIAWYANKIGHNVMLWGRENSRNYIKLSETRKNDYLNLSEDIELSNSLHKAISIAEIIIISISAQELRSFASQLNLINEIQGKTFILCMKGLEATSGKRLSQVFSEIIETNVNIAVWVGPGHVQDFANDIPNCMVIGSENISITKKIVQEFNSDLIRFYYGQDLIGNEIGAATKNVMGIAAGMLDGLNYSSLKGSLMARGTRELSRLVTAMGGNDLTIYGLSHLGDYEATLFSLHSHNRKFGEAFVSGQKFKKLAEGVSTVKALKELSKQYDVELPISNALYEILFEGKDAKDTLEELFLRPVKFEF; from the coding sequence GTGAGGTTATTGAATATTTCAGTTCTTGGTTGTGGACGTTGGGGTACTTTTATAGCTTGGTATGCTAACAAAATTGGTCATAATGTCATGTTGTGGGGCAGAGAAAACTCAAGAAATTACATTAAATTAAGCGAAACTAGAAAAAATGATTATCTTAATCTCTCAGAAGATATTGAGCTAAGTAATTCTCTACATAAAGCGATTTCAATTGCGGAGATTATTATTATATCGATTAGTGCACAGGAATTACGTTCATTTGCTAGTCAATTAAACTTAATTAATGAAATACAAGGAAAAACCTTTATCTTATGTATGAAAGGACTTGAAGCCACAAGTGGAAAGAGACTTTCTCAAGTATTTAGTGAAATCATTGAAACAAATGTCAATATAGCTGTTTGGGTAGGACCTGGACATGTACAAGATTTTGCGAATGACATTCCAAATTGTATGGTGATTGGATCTGAGAATATTAGTATCACTAAGAAGATTGTGCAGGAGTTTAATAGTGATTTAATACGATTTTACTACGGACAAGATTTGATTGGTAATGAAATAGGAGCTGCTACAAAAAATGTTATGGGCATTGCCGCAGGAATGTTAGATGGATTGAATTACAGCAGTTTGAAAGGTTCACTAATGGCTAGAGGGACAAGAGAACTTTCACGTTTGGTTACAGCTATGGGAGGAAATGATTTAACGATATACGGATTGAGTCATTTAGGAGATTATGAGGCAACACTGTTCTCCTTACATAGTCATAATCGAAAATTCGGAGAAGCGTTTGTCTCAGGTCAAAAGTTTAAAAAATTGGCAGAAGGAGTTTCAACAGTAAAAGCATTGAAAGAGCTATCTAAACAATACGATGTTGAACTTCCAATTAGTAACGCTTTATATGAGATTTTGTTTGAAGGTAAAGATGCAAAAGATACATTAGAAGAACTTTTTTTAAGACCTGTTAAATTTGAATTTTAA
- a CDS encoding DUF1259 domain-containing protein codes for MAINEESICQQFARIIGGQEGFAGGKCVATINRDEIQATILGKRFRVTTSFSFESRDHKTGRALCLGRVALLQKEVTGFVATIIKQGIIVSSIHNEWLCDDPNLIYVNIEDVDDPLNFARKVRRALCN; via the coding sequence ATGGCGATTAATGAGGAATCAATTTGTCAACAGTTTGCAAGAATTATCGGTGGCCAAGAAGGATTCGCCGGTGGAAAATGTGTGGCAACAATAAATCGGGATGAAATACAAGCAACAATCTTAGGGAAACGTTTTAGAGTAACAACTTCCTTCTCATTCGAATCAAGAGATCATAAAACTGGACGGGCATTATGTCTAGGACGGGTAGCGCTCTTACAAAAGGAAGTCACTGGATTTGTTGCTACAATTATTAAACAAGGAATAATTGTTTCGTCTATACACAATGAGTGGTTATGTGATGATCCAAATTTGATTTACGTTAATATTGAAGACGTTGATGATCCACTAAATTTCGCAAGAAAAGTTAGAAGAGCGTTATGCAATTAA
- a CDS encoding ATP-grasp domain-containing protein codes for MHKVLKGTDIENKPHILFIGGWTKPIQGALDSGYTVSYIGSYAKHIYFEGAILEKCFYKKELDTTNIPLSIYYAEELFKEKPFDVVVSFNETALDTACIIAKIFNVKGPSYNANMITRNKDMMREILAGKDFSIDSTVCNNTEDINKFLNKKDSVIIKPPIGAGGKGVSKLDSGDDVGVFIEENGIQLPVLVEEYIEGDIVYTVETVSYNKKHSILAISAEVFKEDTFIINYTIMPAPIDESQKQLIMEKVMLFLDDMQMENGITHTEIKIDKQNKPIIIESQVRIGGGNIWKMVELTTGISQFGYYYDALATETIDEFRCVPSKCQAMSLSLIPKPGCLKEIKYKGLTNISEVALIDLLVKEGDTIPTIVDSTQRKGSILFTANDIKHMYEVAEGICDNITFVYQDLSEWKPSLKKYM; via the coding sequence ATGCATAAGGTATTAAAAGGAACTGACATAGAAAATAAACCACACATTTTATTTATAGGGGGATGGACAAAGCCTATCCAAGGTGCATTAGACAGTGGGTATACTGTTTCGTATATAGGATCTTACGCTAAACACATATATTTTGAGGGGGCTATCTTAGAAAAATGTTTCTATAAAAAAGAATTAGACACGACAAACATACCCTTGTCTATATACTATGCTGAAGAATTATTCAAAGAGAAACCCTTTGATGTGGTTGTATCTTTCAACGAAACAGCATTAGATACGGCTTGCATAATTGCAAAGATTTTTAATGTTAAAGGGCCTTCTTACAATGCTAATATGATAACCCGCAATAAAGACATGATGCGTGAAATTCTAGCAGGTAAGGACTTTTCGATAGATTCGACAGTTTGTAATAACACTGAAGACATTAATAAATTTTTGAATAAAAAAGATAGTGTTATAATAAAGCCGCCGATTGGGGCAGGGGGTAAAGGAGTATCTAAGCTAGACTCGGGAGATGACGTAGGGGTATTTATTGAAGAAAATGGTATTCAACTACCTGTTTTAGTGGAAGAGTACATTGAGGGTGATATAGTTTATACGGTTGAAACCGTTTCTTATAACAAAAAACATTCTATACTTGCTATATCAGCTGAAGTATTTAAAGAAGATACATTTATAATAAACTATACTATTATGCCAGCACCTATAGATGAATCTCAAAAACAATTAATTATGGAGAAAGTAATGTTATTTTTGGACGACATGCAAATGGAAAACGGCATTACTCATACAGAAATAAAGATAGACAAACAAAATAAGCCAATAATCATAGAATCTCAAGTTAGAATAGGTGGCGGAAACATCTGGAAGATGGTGGAACTAACAACTGGCATATCTCAATTTGGATACTATTATGATGCGTTAGCTACTGAGACTATAGATGAATTTAGATGTGTACCTTCAAAATGTCAAGCTATGTCTTTAAGCTTGATTCCAAAACCAGGTTGCTTAAAAGAAATCAAGTATAAAGGGTTAACTAACATATCCGAGGTCGCATTAATTGATCTATTAGTAAAAGAGGGCGACACCATACCAACTATTGTAGATAGCACTCAACGCAAAGGATCTATATTATTTACGGCTAATGATATAAAACATATGTACGAAGTTGCAGAGGGAATATGTGACAATATAACTTTTGTTTATCAGGATTTATCAGAATGGAAACCTTCTTTAAAAAAATATATGTAA
- a CDS encoding MFS transporter, protein MKDSKHFNFHKLWLGQSISLLGTQFTIVALPLFALEVLQTSEANAAMLRGVIFLPYLIFGLVAGALIDIFHRKNVLLICSICQGVLFLSVFILTVTNIITFPLLVFIMFLNGIFTTFYNIAIPSFLPEIVTDKDNLKKGNAQLALSESLSIVIGPMLAGIVITLVGLTGSFTVDAVTYFVCFMFVLFISKFKSHTEGSLKDVNIKSIYKNIYEGLIYFKKHPVLEPIVTCGAVYGFFKYILNSILVIFLYKVMGLSEIEIGFVVGSAAVGFLIGNTILMKKSQQINNTKMLIYSATVSVTGLAFIPIMGYMGTVYGIVAASIIHGMGEGVFGPYAATIRQLASPNHMLGRVNAVQRTLNWGAWALGSFASAFLISIFGLQTTLFIGGFGTTLCLVALLRRGVSKGTDIEYTSSF, encoded by the coding sequence ATGAAAGATAGCAAACATTTTAATTTTCACAAGCTTTGGCTAGGACAGTCTATAAGTTTATTAGGTACTCAGTTTACAATAGTAGCTTTGCCACTTTTTGCATTAGAGGTGTTACAAACCAGTGAAGCAAATGCTGCTATGCTTCGTGGGGTTATATTTCTCCCATACCTAATTTTCGGGTTAGTAGCCGGTGCTTTAATAGACATTTTTCATAGGAAAAATGTCTTACTAATTTGTAGTATATGTCAAGGAGTATTGTTTTTATCCGTATTCATACTGACTGTAACAAATATTATAACGTTCCCTTTACTGGTATTTATTATGTTTTTAAATGGAATATTCACCACGTTTTACAACATTGCCATTCCTTCTTTCTTACCGGAAATAGTAACAGATAAAGACAACTTAAAAAAAGGAAATGCTCAACTAGCACTTTCGGAGTCTCTTTCTATAGTAATTGGTCCTATGCTAGCTGGAATCGTCATTACTCTAGTTGGATTAACAGGCTCATTCACTGTTGACGCAGTAACGTATTTTGTTTGTTTTATGTTTGTATTATTCATTTCAAAGTTTAAATCGCATACAGAGGGTTCTTTAAAAGACGTAAATATAAAATCCATATACAAAAACATATATGAAGGTTTGATATATTTCAAAAAACACCCTGTATTGGAGCCGATTGTAACTTGTGGTGCTGTTTACGGTTTTTTTAAATACATATTAAATAGCATTTTAGTAATATTCCTTTATAAGGTAATGGGTCTATCTGAAATTGAAATAGGGTTTGTTGTAGGTTCAGCAGCGGTGGGATTTTTAATAGGTAATACGATACTCATGAAAAAAAGTCAACAAATCAATAATACAAAAATGCTTATTTATAGCGCTACTGTATCAGTTACCGGTTTGGCTTTTATACCGATAATGGGATATATGGGAACAGTTTACGGTATAGTAGCCGCAAGTATCATACATGGTATGGGAGAAGGTGTATTTGGCCCTTACGCTGCAACTATACGACAACTTGCTTCACCAAATCATATGCTAGGCCGAGTAAATGCTGTACAGCGTACGCTTAATTGGGGAGCTTGGGCATTGGGGAGTTTTGCCAGTGCATTTTTAATTTCTATATTTGGGCTTCAAACTACGTTATTTATAGGTGGCTTCGGAACAACATTGTGTTTAGTGGCGTTGTTAAGACGAGGCGTATCAAAAGGAACAGACATTGAATATACGAGTTCATTTTAG
- a CDS encoding LysE family translocator → MYGIINYEVFLLTGILLNLIPGADTMYIVGRSISQGRKAGVYSVFGIITGSLVHTLLVAFGLSIILTKSVVLFNTIKVIGVIYLVYLGIKMILDKTNVAFQAPSNKLNIRKIYLQGLLTSLTNPKVSLFFIAFLPQFIDTKAAGPIPFIILGITFTVTGLLWCLFVAYFSSYVTKKLRGNQKVGMILNKVTGLIFIGMGLKLLQTKAPQ, encoded by the coding sequence ATGTACGGTATTATTAATTACGAAGTGTTTTTACTAACAGGGATTTTATTAAATCTAATTCCTGGTGCAGACACCATGTATATTGTGGGGAGAAGTATTTCACAAGGTAGAAAAGCAGGTGTGTATTCTGTTTTTGGTATTATTACTGGTTCTTTAGTTCATACGTTATTGGTTGCTTTTGGTTTATCTATTATACTTACAAAATCCGTTGTGTTATTTAACACCATTAAGGTTATAGGTGTTATCTATCTTGTATATTTAGGAATTAAAATGATACTTGATAAGACAAATGTAGCTTTTCAAGCTCCATCCAATAAATTGAACATTAGAAAGATATATTTACAAGGACTCTTAACAAGTCTTACGAATCCAAAAGTCTCTTTATTCTTTATTGCGTTTCTTCCGCAGTTTATAGATACAAAGGCTGCAGGTCCTATACCTTTTATCATTTTAGGAATTACTTTTACAGTAACTGGACTATTGTGGTGTTTATTTGTTGCTTATTTCTCTTCATATGTCACAAAAAAATTAAGAGGAAATCAAAAGGTAGGAATGATTCTAAATAAAGTAACAGGACTGATTTTTATTGGTATGGGGTTAAAGTTGCTTCAAACGAAGGCTCCTCAATAA
- a CDS encoding L,D-transpeptidase family protein: MNNNTVNESVEEVEKKRVRSKKRSTNWKLIAVGIGIIALLIGGISYYQATHFNSNVTINDTKVGGLSADQAIQKLKTSGLANKVYVDQQQILDEKETKTELTEKDLPQVKKLLKSQWTFFPSAKEKNYSLLPEKADQYRSETMKKLVEEKLISMNEKLKAPQDAMAKLEQGKIVISKSVEGKQYDVTSLLKDYDKQKYKSEIHLKSTYIQPIKEDDPIIKKEEKALQNLLQQSVEYKVQNEVYPLKAEDLIQNASMSKDMKVTIDASDIKNKIAEINNAKSTLNKNFSFKTHSGSVISVKGQGYGWALDVEKETKQVGQAFEKGEKSLSASNIHGNGWEKEGIGYKTTSNNGIGDTYAEVSIAEQQIWIYKDGKLAVTTNVVTGKHSTSEDTSPGVWYVLYKRTPYTLKGSAVGKADYAVKVDYWVPFTNSGQGFHDAGWRTNWANNAYLTGGSGGCVNLLPDVAKTVYDSLDTYDPVIVY; this comes from the coding sequence ATGAACAACAATACAGTAAATGAATCAGTTGAAGAAGTTGAGAAAAAACGGGTAAGATCAAAAAAACGTTCTACAAATTGGAAGCTTATCGCAGTGGGTATTGGTATAATTGCACTTCTCATTGGGGGAATAAGTTATTATCAGGCAACTCACTTCAATTCGAATGTTACGATTAATGACACAAAAGTCGGTGGTTTGAGTGCTGATCAGGCAATACAGAAATTAAAAACATCTGGACTAGCAAACAAAGTCTATGTCGATCAACAACAAATTTTAGATGAAAAAGAGACAAAAACAGAACTTACGGAAAAAGATTTGCCACAAGTTAAGAAACTACTAAAAAGCCAGTGGACATTTTTCCCTTCCGCAAAGGAAAAAAATTATTCATTGCTACCAGAAAAGGCGGATCAATATCGTAGTGAAACGATGAAAAAACTTGTAGAAGAAAAACTCATCTCTATGAATGAAAAACTAAAAGCGCCTCAAGATGCTATGGCGAAGCTCGAACAAGGAAAGATTGTTATCTCGAAAAGTGTTGAAGGAAAACAGTATGACGTTACTAGTCTACTGAAAGATTACGACAAACAGAAATATAAAAGCGAAATTCATCTGAAGTCTACATACATACAGCCTATTAAAGAAGACGATCCGATTATCAAAAAAGAGGAGAAAGCACTACAAAATCTTCTTCAACAGTCAGTTGAATATAAAGTGCAGAATGAAGTTTATCCTTTAAAAGCGGAAGATTTAATTCAAAATGCCTCTATGTCAAAGGATATGAAGGTTACAATCGATGCGAGCGATATTAAGAATAAGATTGCTGAAATTAATAATGCTAAATCAACATTAAATAAAAATTTCAGCTTTAAAACCCATTCCGGTTCGGTCATATCAGTAAAAGGACAAGGCTACGGCTGGGCACTAGATGTTGAAAAAGAAACAAAACAAGTTGGGCAAGCCTTTGAAAAGGGTGAAAAATCGCTATCTGCTTCTAATATTCACGGAAATGGTTGGGAGAAGGAAGGTATCGGTTATAAAACAACATCGAATAATGGCATCGGAGACACGTATGCGGAAGTTTCAATTGCAGAGCAACAAATTTGGATTTATAAAGATGGAAAATTAGCAGTCACAACAAATGTAGTAACTGGTAAACATAGCACGAGTGAAGATACATCACCAGGTGTGTGGTACGTCCTATATAAACGAACACCATACACGTTGAAAGGAAGCGCAGTAGGTAAAGCTGATTATGCAGTTAAAGTAGATTACTGGGTTCCATTCACAAATAGCGGTCAAGGATTCCATGACGCAGGCTGGCGAACAAACTGGGCAAATAATGCTTATTTAACAGGGGGATCAGGCGGATGTGTTAACCTTCTTCCTGATGTAGCAAAAACTGTGTATGATAGTTTGGACACTTATGATCCAGTTATCGTGTACTAG